From Arachis stenosperma cultivar V10309 chromosome 2, arast.V10309.gnm1.PFL2, whole genome shotgun sequence, one genomic window encodes:
- the LOC130963033 gene encoding uncharacterized protein LOC130963033, whose protein sequence is METRCSGDNAKKAIRSFGFNFYHIEEAQGYSGGIWIMWKDPDLDIRVVQSKMQFVHMIMKNGSNESWALTAVYASPQESRRKELWVELKRISVTLTGGWLVVGDFNDIAHPTEKQGGSRVDLGARSKSWIEGCSLIDLGAVGARFTWRGPQVNVLARTNSNHHPLLINTKPQANTRIEKPFRYEAMWSMHPGHKEFIKQAWDSNQPLTIVLNETTRQLIKWNKDVFGHVGRQKRRIINRIEGIQRASSYGKNPFLKKLEAKLNEELEDILDKDEVLWMQKSRDLWVVDEDYNTQYYHTRTVIRRRRNKILKLKDQQRDWIEKDEDLKRHAIEFFKCLYEEENETGSGLVTRSQYPPLEPSIKKQIYRKIREE, encoded by the exons ATGGAGACTAGATGTAGTGGTGATAATGCAAAAAAGGCTATTAGAAGTTTTGGgtttaatttttatcatataGAAGAGGCTCAGGGATATAGCGGAGGTATTTGGATTATGTGGAAAGATCCGGATTTGGACATAAGAGTTGTCCAATCCAAAATGCAATTTGTTCACATGATTATGAAAAATGGCTCTAACGAATCTTGGGCTCTAACGGCTGTGTATGCTAGCCCTCAAGAATCAAGGAGAAAGGAGTTATGGGTAGAGTTGAAGAGGATAAGTGTTACCTTAACTGGAGGGTGGCTAGTAGTAGGAGACTTTAATGATATTGCTCACCCAACAGAGAAGCAAGGAGGTAGTAGAGTTGACTTGGGTGCAAGATCTAAGAGTTGGATAGAAGGTTGTTCACTCATTGATTTAGGAGCAGTAGGAGCCAGATTCACTTGGAGAGGCCCCCA AGTTAATGTGTTAGCCAGAACAAATTCTAATCATCACCCGTTGCTGATCAATACAAAGCCTCAAGCTAATACAAGAATAGAAAAGCCTTTTCGCTATGAAGCCATGTGGAGTATGCACCCTGGACATAAGGAATTCATAAAACAGGCTTGGGACAGCAACCAACCACTGACAATAGTGCTTAATGAGACAACGAGGCAACTGATAAAGTGGAATAAAGATGTGTTTGGACATGTTGGAAGGCAGAAGAGAAGAATTATTAACAGGATTGAGGGCATACAAAGAGCTTCTAGCTATGGGAAAAATCCATTCTTAAAAAAACTAGAGGCGAAGTTAAATGAAGAATTAGAAGACATTTTAGACAAAGATGAAGTTTTGTGGATGCAGAAGTCTAGAGATCTTTGGGTGGTGGATGAAGACTACAATACCCAATACTACCACACTAGAACAGTTATTAGGAGAAGAAGGAATAAGATCTTGAAATTGAAAGACCAACAAAGAGATTGGATCGAAAAAGATGAAGATTTGAAAAGACATGCCATTGAGTTCTTTAAATGCTTATATGAGGAAGAAAATGAAACTGGCAGTGGCCTTGTGACCCGAAGCCAATATCCTCCTTTGGAACCTAGCATCAAAAAGCAGATTTACAGGAAAATCAGGGAAGAATGA
- the LOC130963034 gene encoding uncharacterized protein LOC130963034 codes for MRGGFVRRGHSRSHEPRKFGKKMIKCNRMLKKSEQEMTDTQGQCFKNVEKDTPEIRVERADGICNVVINEVVLKQLRHPWWDTLIVKLLSRRISLAVLTRRLEAMWGKQGSIEVIDLGNDFFIVKFYSQEDLDFALIGGPWRIFDHYLTISFWKTNFNPMEASIEYTVAWVRLPGLMIEYYEKSMLERIGNIIGRTIKVDSNTADICRGKFARLCVELDLPAPWFHIIPLMGVKYVVEYEGIHNICFSCGMVGHEKTNYPKKVQTQKAPESNNSGTEKN; via the exons ATGAGGGGCGGCTTTGTTCGTAGAGGACACTCACGGTCCCATGAACCTAGAAAATTCGGAAAGAAAATGATCAAGTGCAACCGAATGTTAAAAAAGTCAGAACAGGAAATGACAGAT ACACAAGGCCAGTGTTTTAAGAATGTTGAGAAAGACACTCCTGAGATAAGAGTAGAGAGAGCTGATGGAATCTGCAATGTAGTGATCAATGAAGTGGTCTTAAAACAATTAAGACACCCATGGTGGGATACATTGATAGTGAAGTTGTTGAGTCGAAGAATCTCTTTGGCAGTGTTAACCAGGCGACTAGAGGCTATGTGGGGAAAACAAGGCAGTATAGAAGTTATTGATCTTGGAAATGACTTTTTCATTGTGAAGTTTTACTCCCAAGAAGATCTCGATTTTGCGCTAATAGGAGGCCCATGGAGAATCTTTGATCACTATCTCACGATTAGTTTTTGGAAGACAAATTTCAATCCAATGGAAGCATCTATTGAGTACACAGTAGCATGGGTGAGACTTCCAGGATTAATGATTGAATATTACGAGAAGAGTATGCTAGAGAGAATTGGTAACATTATAGGAAGAACTATAAAAGTAGATTCCAACACTGCTGATATATGCAGAGGAAAATTTGCCAGGCTGTGTGTGGAATTAGATCTCCCAGCACCCTGGTTTCACATTATTCCATTAATGGGGGTGAAGTATGTTGTGGAATATGAAGGCATACATAATATTTGCTTTTCTTGTGGAATGGTAGGGCATGAAAAGACCAACTATCCCAAGAAAGTCCAAACCCAGAAAGCTCCAGAAAGCAATAATAGTGGAACTGAGAAAAATTAG